Proteins from one Bradyrhizobium roseum genomic window:
- a CDS encoding ABC transporter permease, producing the protein MGQQIVHRLLISFPALLGVLFLCFCLLQVVPADPAMIIAGPDAKAETIAAIRQELGLDRSIPVQFFEYIMRVLRGDLGRSIISNKMVSEELAMTIGPTVELMLGAMLLAVPIGLALGTLAAVNRGRITDRIIMACSVAGVSMPVFFIGLILIQFVGFKWALLPFTGRTGPVWDGGLPSLILPALTLGAVLIGPIARLTRTAVLEVLGADFVRTARAKGLREHVVIIHHALRNAMIPVVTLIGLQAAFLLGGAVVTETMFSWPGVGRLAVGAIVSSDFPTAQGAIMILAIAFLSINLLVDVLYVYLDPRIQRR; encoded by the coding sequence ATGGGACAACAGATCGTCCATCGTCTGCTGATTTCGTTCCCCGCCTTGCTCGGGGTTCTCTTCCTCTGTTTTTGCCTGTTGCAGGTGGTGCCGGCTGATCCCGCGATGATCATCGCCGGGCCGGACGCCAAGGCTGAGACCATTGCCGCCATCCGGCAGGAACTCGGCCTCGACCGATCGATCCCGGTCCAGTTCTTCGAATACATCATGCGTGTGCTGCGCGGCGATCTCGGCCGCTCCATCATCTCCAACAAGATGGTGAGCGAAGAACTCGCCATGACCATCGGGCCTACGGTCGAACTGATGCTGGGGGCGATGCTGCTAGCCGTACCGATCGGGCTCGCGCTCGGAACGCTGGCGGCGGTCAATCGCGGTCGCATCACCGATCGCATCATCATGGCCTGCTCGGTGGCCGGCGTGTCGATGCCGGTGTTCTTCATCGGCCTGATCCTGATCCAGTTCGTCGGGTTCAAGTGGGCGCTGTTGCCGTTCACCGGCCGCACCGGACCGGTATGGGACGGCGGATTGCCGAGCCTGATCCTTCCCGCGCTAACGCTCGGCGCGGTGCTGATCGGCCCGATCGCGCGGCTGACGCGCACCGCCGTGCTCGAAGTGCTCGGCGCCGACTTCGTGCGCACGGCGCGGGCCAAGGGACTGCGCGAGCACGTCGTCATCATCCACCATGCGCTGCGCAATGCCATGATCCCGGTCGTCACCCTGATCGGGCTGCAGGCCGCGTTCCTGCTCGGCGGCGCCGTCGTCACCGAGACCATGTTCTCATGGCCCGGCGTCGGCCGGCTCGCTGTCGGTGCCATCGTCTCCAGCGATTTTCCGACGGCGCAGGGCGCGATCATGATCCTCGCCATCGCGTTCCTGTCCATCAACCTCCTGGTCGACGTGCTCTACGTCTATCTCGATCCCAGGATACAGCGAAGATGA
- a CDS encoding DUF3830 family protein → MSQLIVRAGEFTFEARFEEQLAPKTVAAFRKAMPFESQAIHVRWSGEGVWMPLGDLDFGVTYENHTSYPAPGQIILYPGGISETEILLAYGGVHFASKMGQLAGNHFITLTSGLENLTAFGKAVLWKGAQKIRFEEV, encoded by the coding sequence ATGAGCCAACTGATTGTCCGCGCCGGCGAATTTACCTTTGAAGCCCGTTTCGAGGAGCAATTGGCGCCCAAAACCGTGGCCGCCTTCCGCAAGGCGATGCCGTTCGAAAGCCAGGCGATCCATGTGCGCTGGAGCGGCGAGGGCGTCTGGATGCCGCTCGGCGATCTCGATTTCGGCGTCACTTACGAGAACCACACCAGCTATCCCGCGCCCGGCCAGATCATTCTCTATCCTGGCGGCATCAGCGAAACCGAAATCCTGCTGGCCTATGGTGGCGTGCATTTTGCGAGCAAGATGGGCCAGCTGGCCGGCAACCACTTCATCACCCTGACCTCCGGGCTGGAAAACCTGACCGCTTTCGGCAAGGCCGTGCTGTGGAAGGGCGCGCAGAAGATCCGCTTCGAGGAAGTTTAA
- a CDS encoding NADPH:quinone oxidoreductase family protein, translating into MKAVVVENYDSIDGIAIKEIDTPGLSKGEVRVKVGAAAVGFVDGLKVQGLYQTRDPLPFVPGTEFAGIVEAVADGVTAFRPGMPVIGMTRSGALAEYISVPSAALKQLPPQVPFEAGASFQANYLTGLYALEARASLREGEILLVLGAAGGVGIAAVQIGKLMGARVIAAASTAEKRDFAVRFGADQTIDYTKADWRDTLKELTGGHGPDVIFDPVGGEVALQAFRSIAWRGRHLVVGFASGTIPALAFNLPLLKGGALLGVDLAQIQRREPETHARLIAQLFDWLASGKLHPVVGKVVPFENFREAFKTMQSRSALGKMIVKFG; encoded by the coding sequence ATGAAGGCCGTGGTTGTCGAGAACTACGATTCGATCGACGGCATCGCGATCAAGGAGATCGATACTCCGGGCCTTTCCAAAGGCGAAGTCCGCGTCAAGGTCGGCGCGGCGGCGGTTGGCTTCGTCGACGGATTGAAGGTGCAAGGGCTCTATCAGACCAGGGACCCGCTGCCCTTCGTGCCGGGAACGGAGTTTGCCGGCATCGTCGAAGCCGTGGCCGATGGCGTCACTGCGTTCAGGCCCGGCATGCCTGTCATCGGCATGACCCGTTCCGGCGCGCTCGCCGAGTACATCTCGGTGCCGTCAGCGGCGCTCAAGCAGTTGCCGCCGCAGGTTCCCTTCGAGGCCGGCGCGTCGTTTCAGGCCAATTATCTGACCGGACTTTACGCGCTGGAGGCCCGCGCGTCGCTGCGCGAGGGGGAAATCCTGCTGGTGCTGGGGGCGGCCGGCGGCGTCGGCATCGCCGCCGTCCAGATCGGAAAACTGATGGGCGCGCGGGTGATCGCAGCTGCCTCGACGGCGGAAAAGCGCGACTTCGCGGTCCGGTTCGGCGCTGACCAGACCATCGACTACACCAAGGCCGACTGGCGCGACACGCTGAAGGAATTGACCGGCGGACATGGCCCCGACGTGATCTTCGACCCCGTCGGCGGCGAGGTCGCGCTGCAGGCGTTTCGCTCGATCGCCTGGCGCGGTCGGCATCTGGTGGTCGGCTTCGCCTCTGGCACCATTCCGGCGCTGGCGTTCAACCTGCCGCTCCTGAAGGGCGGCGCCCTGCTCGGCGTCGACCTCGCCCAGATCCAGAGGCGCGAGCCGGAGACCCACGCCCGCCTGATCGCACAATTGTTCGACTGGCTGGCATCAGGCAAGTTGCATCCCGTGGTCGGCAAGGTCGTGCCGTTCGAGAATTTCCGCGAGGCGTTCAAGACGATGCAGTCACGATCGGCGCTCGGCAAGATGATCGTCAAATTCGGCTGA
- a CDS encoding LLM class flavin-dependent oxidoreductase, with amino-acid sequence MPARIIGMIGTQQEGIAVHLIKGQISRQWVVDFTRLHEQWNYDSVLVGYYASAAEGFAIALYAADHTERIKFLIAHRPGSVAPALAARQVATFDQLTQGRMALHIIAGTSDADQASEGDFLPKNDRYRRGGEYLDVMQKLWTSDRPIDHQGEFYRVEGGYTDIKPYQQPYPSLFFGGSSDGALEMGARHCDVFAVFGEPLKETAERVQDFRRRAAAFGRRVGFNMSLRPIMAETEGAAWDKANALLADVERKTGAAPQPTNHSAERLLGYAARGDVHDERLWMGIARATGAPGNTSCLVGTPDQIAEAVLEYYRLGIHSFLLRGFENPHDTMAIGRDLIPRIKAGALAIDRQAEAAE; translated from the coding sequence ATGCCCGCAAGAATCATCGGAATGATCGGCACCCAGCAGGAAGGCATCGCGGTTCACCTCATCAAGGGACAGATATCTCGACAATGGGTGGTCGATTTCACCCGCCTGCACGAGCAGTGGAACTATGACTCCGTGCTCGTTGGATATTACGCCTCGGCCGCCGAAGGTTTTGCCATCGCGCTCTACGCCGCCGACCATACCGAGCGGATCAAGTTCCTGATCGCGCACCGGCCGGGCTCGGTGGCGCCCGCGCTCGCCGCGCGGCAGGTCGCGACCTTCGACCAGCTCACGCAGGGCCGGATGGCGCTGCACATCATCGCCGGCACCAGCGACGCCGACCAGGCCAGCGAAGGCGACTTTCTGCCCAAGAACGACCGCTACCGCCGCGGCGGCGAATATCTCGACGTCATGCAGAAACTCTGGACCAGCGACCGCCCGATCGACCACCAAGGCGAGTTCTACCGCGTCGAGGGCGGCTATACCGACATCAAGCCGTATCAGCAGCCCTACCCCTCGCTGTTCTTCGGCGGCTCGTCCGACGGCGCACTGGAAATGGGCGCCAGACATTGCGACGTGTTCGCGGTGTTCGGCGAACCGCTCAAGGAAACGGCCGAGCGGGTGCAGGATTTCCGCCGGCGCGCGGCAGCCTTCGGACGCCGCGTCGGCTTCAACATGTCGCTGCGGCCGATTATGGCGGAAACCGAGGGCGCGGCCTGGGACAAGGCCAATGCGCTTTTGGCCGACGTCGAGCGCAAGACCGGCGCGGCGCCGCAGCCGACCAACCATTCCGCCGAACGCCTGCTCGGCTACGCCGCCCGCGGCGACGTGCATGACGAGCGGCTGTGGATGGGGATCGCCCGCGCTACCGGCGCGCCGGGCAACACGTCATGCCTGGTCGGAACGCCGGACCAGATTGCCGAGGCGGTGCTCGAGTATTACCGGCTCGGCATTCATTCCTTCCTGCTGCGCGGTTTTGAGAACCCTCACGACACGATGGCAATCGGCCGCGATCTCATTCCGCGCATCAAAGCGGGCGCGCTGGCGATCGACCGGCAGGCGGAAGCCGCCGAGTAA
- a CDS encoding ABC transporter substrate-binding protein has product MRRIFAGVVTLLGVAGLCSMAEAQTLKMMKSLDAPHYDGQRTTWSPTSDIVNMFQDTLVAMDWDGKTAIPYLAKSWTISEDGKTYVFKLRDDVQFCSGKKFTAADVLYSFKRLTSAELKAPLAWRAGNIKELRAPDPYTVEYELNEPFSDLLLQLTMFTTAIHNQESVEALGKDYGIKGIDGTGPWCFESWQPRTEIVLKRHDAYKWGPSMYQNKGPVKFEKLSIKIVPEDSSRVAAMLGGQFDVTHQIPLAFIQQVKAAPNLTVQEALPNFQLMYYGYKTTRPMVADARVREAMNIAINRADIVKGIMLGNAEPAYTFIDPKALDFAASTKGIIKEDVERAKKLLDEAGWKVGSDGIREKDGIKLAPRVLYTQVAYFPRVSEAIQGYMRKIGIDWKIVGFDSTIAPAEMGKQDYELWTVTFPYISAGDLLNFYFDSKNMPAPNRMNWNDAKTDEYLKMGRASLTEADRAKYYALAQQRVTEEHLWMPVMNIAMYTTSLKKLKGVRPHMLYQNTFYKGLDYSF; this is encoded by the coding sequence ATGCGCAGGATTTTTGCGGGCGTTGTGACGCTGCTCGGAGTGGCCGGACTTTGTTCGATGGCGGAGGCGCAAACCCTGAAGATGATGAAGTCGCTCGACGCCCCGCATTACGACGGCCAGCGCACCACGTGGTCGCCGACGTCTGACATCGTCAACATGTTCCAGGACACGCTGGTTGCGATGGATTGGGATGGCAAGACGGCGATCCCCTATCTTGCAAAGTCGTGGACGATCAGCGAGGACGGCAAGACCTATGTCTTCAAGCTGCGCGACGATGTGCAGTTCTGCAGCGGCAAAAAGTTCACCGCCGCCGACGTCCTCTATTCCTTCAAGCGGCTGACCAGCGCCGAACTCAAGGCGCCGCTGGCCTGGCGCGCCGGCAACATCAAGGAATTGCGCGCGCCCGATCCCTACACCGTCGAATATGAACTCAACGAGCCGTTCTCCGATCTGCTGCTCCAGCTCACGATGTTCACGACCGCGATCCACAATCAGGAAAGCGTCGAAGCGCTCGGCAAGGACTACGGCATCAAGGGAATCGACGGCACCGGGCCGTGGTGTTTCGAAAGCTGGCAGCCGCGCACCGAAATCGTGCTGAAGCGGCACGACGCCTATAAATGGGGCCCCTCGATGTACCAGAACAAAGGCCCGGTCAAATTCGAGAAACTCAGCATCAAGATCGTGCCGGAAGATTCCAGCCGCGTCGCCGCCATGCTCGGCGGACAGTTCGACGTCACCCACCAGATTCCGCTGGCCTTCATCCAGCAGGTCAAGGCCGCGCCGAATCTGACCGTCCAGGAGGCGCTGCCCAACTTCCAGCTGATGTATTACGGCTACAAGACGACGCGGCCGATGGTGGCCGATGCCCGCGTCCGCGAGGCGATGAACATCGCGATCAACCGGGCGGATATTGTCAAGGGTATCATGCTGGGCAACGCCGAGCCGGCTTACACCTTCATCGATCCCAAGGCGCTCGATTTTGCTGCCTCGACCAAGGGCATCATCAAGGAGGACGTCGAACGCGCCAAGAAGCTGCTCGACGAGGCCGGCTGGAAGGTCGGCAGCGACGGCATCCGCGAGAAGGACGGCATCAAGCTCGCGCCGCGCGTGCTGTACACCCAGGTCGCCTATTTCCCGCGCGTGTCCGAGGCCATTCAAGGCTACATGCGCAAGATCGGCATCGACTGGAAGATCGTCGGCTTCGACTCCACGATCGCGCCCGCCGAAATGGGCAAGCAGGATTACGAGCTGTGGACCGTGACCTTCCCCTACATCTCCGCGGGCGATCTGCTCAACTTCTATTTCGACTCCAAGAACATGCCGGCGCCCAACCGCATGAACTGGAATGACGCCAAGACCGACGAGTACCTGAAGATGGGCCGCGCCTCGCTGACGGAAGCCGATCGCGCCAAATATTACGCCCTGGCGCAGCAACGCGTCACCGAGGAGCATCTGTGGATGCCGGTGATGAACATCGCGATGTACACGACCAGCCTCAAGAAGCTGAAGGGCGTCCGGCCGCACATGCTCTATCAAAACACGTTCTACAAAGGCCTGGATTATTCGTTCTGA
- a CDS encoding ABC transporter ATP-binding protein: protein MIAVSGEAPVLEVNGLVKHFGVTRGLINRKVIGLVRAVEDVSFEIARGETLALVGESGCGKSTTGRLILRLMDPTAGSVRFKGQEIANLDKDELRRMRRHMQIIFQDPYASLNPRMTVGEILDEPLRVHEIGDAASRAVRGRELLQIVGLSPEHARRYPHQFSGGQRQRIGIARALAVNPDLIVCDEPVSALDVSIQAQIVNLLQNLQQRFGLSYLFIAHDLAVVKHISDRVAVMYLGKLVEIADKKTLYDRPLHPYTQALLAAIPKPDPALRTKRVMLQGDVPSPIKPPSGCRFHTRCPHAQARCSAEEPKLREAAPGHRVACHFFETLPVPTILARSGMANGKFAARLAAFEAAKQARAPG from the coding sequence ATGATCGCAGTATCGGGCGAGGCTCCGGTCCTCGAGGTCAACGGCCTCGTCAAGCATTTCGGCGTCACCCGCGGGCTGATCAACCGCAAGGTGATCGGTCTCGTGCGCGCCGTCGAGGATGTCAGCTTCGAGATCGCGCGCGGCGAAACGCTGGCGCTGGTTGGCGAGTCCGGCTGCGGCAAGTCCACGACCGGCCGCCTGATCCTGCGCCTGATGGACCCGACGGCGGGCTCGGTGCGCTTCAAGGGCCAGGAGATCGCCAACCTCGACAAGGACGAACTGCGCCGGATGCGCCGGCACATGCAGATCATCTTTCAGGACCCGTACGCCTCGCTCAACCCGCGCATGACCGTCGGCGAGATTCTCGACGAGCCGCTGCGCGTTCACGAGATCGGCGACGCCGCCTCGCGCGCCGTGCGCGGGCGGGAGCTGCTGCAGATCGTCGGTCTCTCCCCCGAACATGCCCGGCGCTATCCGCACCAGTTCTCCGGCGGGCAGCGCCAGCGCATCGGCATCGCCCGGGCGCTTGCCGTCAACCCCGACCTGATCGTCTGCGACGAGCCGGTGTCGGCGCTCGACGTCTCGATCCAGGCCCAGATCGTCAACCTGCTGCAGAACCTGCAGCAGCGGTTTGGCCTGTCTTATCTGTTCATCGCGCATGATCTCGCCGTCGTAAAACACATCAGCGACCGCGTCGCGGTGATGTATCTCGGCAAGCTGGTCGAGATCGCCGACAAGAAGACGCTCTACGACCGCCCGCTGCATCCCTACACCCAGGCGCTGCTGGCCGCGATCCCCAAACCCGATCCGGCCCTGCGCACCAAGCGCGTCATGCTGCAGGGCGACGTGCCGAGCCCGATCAAGCCGCCGTCCGGCTGCCGCTTCCACACCCGCTGCCCGCACGCGCAGGCCCGCTGCTCAGCCGAAGAACCAAAGCTGCGCGAGGCGGCGCCCGGTCATCGCGTGGCCTGTCACTTCTTCGAAACGCTGCCGGTGCCGACCATTCTGGCGCGGTCGGGCATGGCGAACGGCAAGTTTGCCGCGCGGCTGGCGGCGTTCGAGGCGGCCAAGCAGGCACGGGCACCGGGCTGA
- a CDS encoding ABC transporter ATP-binding protein, whose protein sequence is MDNLLEVRGLKTHFATDRGLFRAVDGISFNVPRGRTIGLVGESGCGKSVTSLSVMGLVASPGKVEAEAVMFGDRDVLKLSADERRRLRGSKMSMIFQEPMTSLNPVHTVGQQIIEAILAHSAMTPKAARERAIEMLELVRIPSAAQRIDDFPHNMSGGMRQRVMIAMALSCEPALLIADEPTTALDVTIQAQILDLLGDLQQRLGMAILIITHDLGVIAEVADQVLVMYAGRIVESADVNDLFADPQHPYTIGLLGSIPRIDVDRARLATIEGMVPSPNNQPAGCRFAPRCPFADRRCVTEPPPLRDIAPGHQVACWKAPVEVMS, encoded by the coding sequence ATGGACAACCTTCTGGAGGTTCGTGGCCTGAAAACCCATTTCGCGACGGATCGCGGCCTGTTCCGCGCCGTCGACGGCATCAGCTTCAACGTGCCGCGCGGCCGCACCATCGGCCTCGTCGGCGAGTCTGGCTGCGGCAAGAGCGTGACGTCGCTGTCGGTGATGGGGCTGGTCGCCTCGCCCGGCAAGGTCGAGGCCGAGGCGGTCATGTTCGGCGATCGCGACGTGCTGAAGCTGTCGGCCGACGAGCGCCGCCGGCTGCGCGGCAGCAAGATGTCGATGATATTTCAGGAGCCGATGACCTCGCTCAACCCGGTCCACACCGTAGGCCAGCAGATCATCGAGGCGATCCTGGCCCACAGCGCGATGACGCCAAAGGCCGCACGGGAGCGCGCGATCGAAATGCTGGAGCTGGTGCGGATACCTTCCGCCGCGCAGCGCATCGATGACTTCCCGCACAACATGTCCGGCGGCATGCGCCAGCGCGTGATGATCGCGATGGCGCTGTCCTGCGAGCCGGCGCTGTTGATCGCCGACGAGCCGACCACCGCGCTCGACGTCACCATCCAGGCCCAGATCCTCGACCTGCTCGGCGATCTGCAGCAACGGCTCGGCATGGCGATCCTGATCATCACGCATGATCTCGGCGTCATTGCCGAGGTCGCCGACCAGGTGCTGGTGATGTATGCCGGCCGCATCGTCGAAAGCGCCGACGTCAACGACCTGTTCGCCGATCCGCAGCATCCCTACACGATCGGCCTGCTCGGCTCGATCCCGCGCATCGATGTCGACCGCGCGCGCCTTGCCACCATCGAGGGCATGGTCCCCAGCCCGAACAACCAGCCGGCGGGCTGTCGCTTCGCGCCGCGCTGTCCGTTTGCAGACCGGCGCTGCGTGACCGAGCCGCCGCCGCTGCGCGACATCGCGCCGGGTCATCAGGTGGCGTGCTGGAAGGCGCCGGTCGAGGTGATGTCATGA
- a CDS encoding DUF2889 domain-containing protein, whose amino-acid sequence MHTRSITCEGFLRDDGLWEVEAWLRDTKPFLQPASRFRGELKPGDPVHDIGLRLAIDETMTIREAEAMMRGTPYATCIDVEPILGRLVGERVGPGWREVLRRKIARLETCTHLMELLGPAVTTLYQTMSHGKNPEGRDSLEDQQKTGRRPFFIGGCHSWRTDGPVVAAMFPQFVTEPVAKD is encoded by the coding sequence ATGCACACGCGGTCGATCACCTGCGAAGGCTTTTTGCGCGACGACGGCCTTTGGGAAGTCGAGGCATGGCTGCGCGACACAAAGCCCTTTCTCCAGCCCGCCAGCCGTTTTCGCGGCGAACTGAAACCCGGCGACCCCGTCCATGATATCGGCCTGCGGCTCGCGATCGACGAGACCATGACCATCCGCGAAGCGGAGGCCATGATGCGCGGCACACCCTATGCGACCTGCATCGACGTCGAGCCGATCCTGGGCCGCCTCGTCGGCGAGCGCGTCGGCCCGGGATGGCGCGAAGTGTTACGGCGCAAAATTGCCCGGCTGGAGACCTGCACCCACCTGATGGAATTGCTCGGCCCCGCCGTGACCACGCTGTATCAGACCATGTCCCACGGCAAGAATCCCGAGGGCCGCGACTCGCTGGAGGATCAGCAAAAAACCGGCAGGCGGCCGTTCTTCATCGGCGGATGCCATTCCTGGCGCACGGATGGCCCGGTGGTCGCAGCGATGTTCCCGCAGTTTGTGACCGAGCCCGTAGCGAAGGACTAG
- a CDS encoding ABC transporter permease has protein sequence MSAEALDTGFAEVRETGVFARTGLLRRLARDRVAALAAIVLTVIVLAALLAPWIAPYDPYFTDLTKVMRPPDGEHWFGTDNTGRDIFSRVIYGTRNTLMLGLVGVIVGGFIGGVLGILAAYYRRLDGWIMRLVDVMLAFPAILIGLAVAAIFGAGLTAVVIALVVATVPDVARVARGAAIGVMGQEFMEAGRAVGVSDRELIWRYLTLNCISTIFVFLTLRFGQIILIGAALGFLGMGAQPPTAELGMMAAQGRDFLFMAPHIATIPSCAIFVIVLAANLLGDAFRDVLDPRLQT, from the coding sequence ATGAGCGCCGAGGCCCTCGATACCGGCTTTGCCGAAGTGCGCGAGACCGGCGTGTTCGCTCGCACCGGCCTGTTGCGGCGACTCGCGCGCGACCGCGTGGCGGCGCTCGCCGCGATCGTGCTCACCGTGATCGTGCTCGCAGCCCTGCTGGCGCCCTGGATCGCGCCCTACGACCCCTACTTCACCGATCTCACCAAGGTGATGCGGCCGCCCGACGGAGAGCACTGGTTTGGCACCGACAATACCGGTCGCGACATTTTCAGCCGCGTCATCTACGGGACGCGCAACACGCTGATGCTCGGGCTGGTCGGCGTCATCGTCGGCGGTTTCATCGGCGGCGTGCTCGGCATCCTCGCCGCCTATTACCGCCGGCTCGACGGCTGGATCATGCGGCTGGTCGACGTCATGCTGGCCTTCCCCGCGATCCTGATCGGGCTGGCGGTGGCCGCGATCTTCGGCGCCGGGCTGACCGCCGTGGTGATTGCGCTGGTCGTCGCCACCGTGCCCGATGTGGCGCGGGTGGCGCGGGGTGCTGCGATCGGCGTGATGGGACAGGAATTCATGGAAGCCGGCCGCGCCGTCGGCGTATCCGACCGTGAATTGATCTGGCGCTATCTGACGCTGAACTGCATTTCCACGATCTTCGTGTTCCTCACTTTGCGCTTCGGCCAAATCATCCTGATCGGCGCCGCCCTCGGTTTCCTCGGCATGGGCGCGCAGCCGCCGACCGCCGAGCTCGGCATGATGGCGGCGCAAGGCCGCGACTTCCTGTTCATGGCGCCGCACATTGCGACGATCCCGAGCTGTGCCATCTTCGTGATCGTACTGGCCGCCAATCTATTGGGCGACGCATTCCGCGACGTCCTCGATCCGAGGCTGCAGACATGA
- a CDS encoding ABC transporter substrate-binding protein, which produces MIRSILSVALAFGMAGPAAAQTLTLMKGIDAPHYDAQRTTWGPTSDIVNMFQDTLVALDWDGRTPIPYLAKSWIISEDGRTYTFKLRDDVSFCSGKKFTADDVVYSFKRLKDPAIKGPFAWRAGNIKELRATDPYTVEYELEEPFSELLLQLTMFTNVIHNKESVEALGKDYGIKGADGTGPWCFDHWHPRTEIVLKRHDAYKWGPSMYQNKGPVKFEKLVIKIVPENSSRVAAMMSGQFDITHQFPAQFITQAKAAPMLTVTPAKPNFQLLYYGFKITRPMVADARVREAMSIAINRAEIAKAILLGNADPAFTIVDPAALDFDPATKGIVTEDLARAAKLLDEAGWKPGADGIREKDGMKLAPRIYFTANANSARVAEAIQGYLRKIGVDWRLQPWDSTISPVKMAEQDYEVWSVTVPYLSAGDLMNIYFDSANIPTPNRMNWKDVETDSWLKQGRAALTEADRAKYYALVQQKVTREHLWMPVLNINMDQVASKKISGARPHMIYQNTFYKGLDVTR; this is translated from the coding sequence ATGATCAGGTCGATTCTGAGTGTTGCACTGGCGTTCGGAATGGCCGGCCCAGCGGCGGCCCAGACGCTGACCTTGATGAAGGGAATCGACGCGCCGCATTACGACGCCCAACGCACGACCTGGGGACCGACCTCCGACATCGTCAACATGTTCCAGGATACGTTGGTTGCACTCGACTGGGACGGCAGGACGCCGATCCCTTATCTCGCGAAATCATGGATCATCAGCGAGGACGGCCGGACCTACACTTTCAAGCTGCGCGACGACGTCTCGTTCTGCAGCGGCAAGAAGTTCACCGCCGATGACGTCGTCTACAGCTTCAAGCGGTTGAAGGACCCGGCGATCAAGGGCCCCTTCGCCTGGCGCGCGGGGAACATCAAGGAGTTGCGCGCGACCGACCCCTACACCGTCGAATACGAGCTCGAGGAACCATTCTCGGAGTTGCTGCTGCAGCTCACGATGTTCACCAACGTGATCCACAACAAGGAGAGCGTGGAGGCGCTGGGCAAGGATTACGGCATCAAGGGCGCCGACGGCACCGGGCCGTGGTGTTTCGATCACTGGCACCCGCGCACCGAGATCGTGCTGAAACGCCACGACGCCTACAAATGGGGCCCCTCGATGTACCAGAACAAGGGGCCGGTAAAATTCGAAAAGCTCGTGATCAAGATCGTGCCGGAAAATTCCAGCCGGGTGGCCGCGATGATGTCCGGCCAGTTCGATATCACCCACCAGTTTCCGGCGCAGTTCATTACCCAGGCCAAGGCAGCACCAATGCTGACGGTGACGCCGGCGAAGCCGAATTTTCAGCTGCTCTATTACGGGTTCAAGATCACGCGGCCGATGGTGGCCGATGCGCGGGTGCGCGAGGCCATGAGCATCGCTATCAACCGCGCCGAGATCGCCAAGGCGATCCTGCTCGGCAACGCCGACCCCGCGTTCACGATCGTCGATCCCGCCGCGCTCGACTTCGATCCGGCGACCAAGGGCATCGTCACGGAGGACCTTGCGCGCGCCGCAAAGCTGCTCGACGAAGCCGGCTGGAAACCTGGCGCTGACGGCATCCGCGAAAAGGACGGCATGAAGCTGGCGCCGCGGATCTACTTTACCGCCAACGCCAACTCGGCCCGCGTTGCCGAAGCTATCCAGGGCTACCTGCGAAAGATCGGTGTCGACTGGCGCCTGCAACCCTGGGACTCGACGATCTCGCCGGTGAAGATGGCCGAGCAGGACTACGAAGTCTGGTCGGTGACGGTACCTTACCTGTCGGCCGGCGACCTCATGAACATCTATTTCGATTCAGCCAACATCCCGACGCCGAACCGGATGAACTGGAAAGACGTCGAAACCGACTCCTGGCTGAAGCAGGGCCGCGCGGCGCTGACCGAGGCCGACCGGGCGAAATACTACGCGCTGGTGCAGCAGAAGGTGACGCGCGAGCACCTCTGGATGCCCGTGCTCAACATCAACATGGATCAGGTCGCCAGCAAGAAGATATCAGGCGCCCGGCCGCACATGATCTACCAGAACACTTTTTATAAAGGCCTGGACGTAACGCGCTAG